The genomic stretch tacggttcgtgaactatgcggacatggttgagtactcactccgaccaataaccaatagcgggatctggagatccataatggctcccacatattcaacgatgacttcagtgatcgaatgaaccattcacatacgataccaattccctttgtcacgcgatattttacttgtccgaggtttgatctttggtatcactctataccttgttcaacctcgtctcctgacaagtactctttactcgtaccgtggtatgtggtctcttatgaacttattcatatgcttgcaagacattagacgacattccaccgagagggcccggagtatatctatccgtcatcgggatggacaaatcctaccgttgatccatatgcctcaactcatactttccggatacttaatcccacctttataaccacccatttacgcagtggcgtttggtgtaatcaaagtacctttccggtataagtgatttacatgatctcatggtcataaggactaggtaactatgtatcgaaagctaatagcaaataacttaatgacgagatcttatgctacgcttaattgggtgtgtccattacatcattcatataatgatataaccttgttattaataacatccaatgttcatgattatgaaactaattatccattaatcaacaagctagttaagaggcatactagggacttctttgttttgtctacatatcacacatgtactaatgtttcggttaatacaattatagcatgatatataaacatttatcataaacataaagatataaataataaccactttattattgcctctagggcatatctccttcacacaCAAGCGTAGTGGCTGATCTAAGCCCTTTTTTCGGATACCCGTTGTGTATAACAACAATGCTCCAAAAGATTGGAGATACCTGAGATAGAGGTACGGGCGTGGAATAGGTCCCCAGATCCTTGAGTAGTAGTATATGAATAGCATGTGTTCGACATTCTCTCATGCTGCTTTACATAGTTGGCAGAGAGGATCATGGGGCAACCCCCTTGTTGCTAGGGAGTCAACAATCCAGACCCTTTTCTCCGTGAAAAGCAAGGCATGGATTCTACACTTGGGGAGGGTGGGGGTGGAGGGAAATGTATCTCACGCGACACAGTGGGTCCCCTATACCAACCGACTCGTCAAATTGAACCTTATAATAAGCTATAAGGTTACCATTGGTGATTATGGCAACAAATTCTTGCTTGTTACTGAGAATGGTTAACTGAACCAGGTAGTTGGCGGAGAGCAGGTCTAGGTGGAGGTCAAGAATCCAAGCATCGTGGTCAAGATTTTATGCAACCGTCTTGTTCTTGCGATTGGAGAAGGCTTATAGTAGAGGCGCCGCTAGAAACCCGTTGAGCCATGTTGACTTCTAGAATTTTGTAAAACAATGCATCACCCAAGGGTTATCGTAGTGCACACATCGAGAAGATAATGTTCCATGTTGCCATACGGCAAGAGGCCCACCCAAGGTTTGTGAGGGGACTTCTAATTATGCTAGAGCTAGTGAAGATGAAGtgctctcgcaaaaaaaaaagtgtccAGAATTCTAGCCTCCCTCTCATTTTGGGGCGGCAGACCCGGGCCTAATTGACCTTGCATTGCCTCCCTGTAATCTCGTCTTTTGCGTCTCAATGGAAGCTAGACACTTATGGGAGAAGATCTTGATTGATCCTTTTCTCATCCTATGGGTAGTGAGTAGGTGAGTATGTGAGTTGGGTAAGAGTGTAGTGTAGATTTCCTTACCCATGACCTTCCTGCCATGGCAATGAAACATCCTTGCCAAGTTGTGGCCTTGTTTGCCATTTTGTCCATGATTGGTTGAATGCCCACCTTCCTCAAGCGCACAAGGGAAGATAGGGAGTCCAAAGGTATTTGATTGGGACATAACCTTTAGTAGCTTGGAAATGTTGCAGGACGTCATCATGGTCAAGGTTCTCACATCTAATGGGCCCGATTCTGCTCTCGGCAATATTGGTGCAAAGTCCGGTGACCTATTCAGAATTGTCTAGAATGTCTGCCAAATTCTTGACGTCCTGTCTGATTGGCTTGAGAAAAAATGAGCGCATCATCAGCATACATGGAGATTCTGAgcttgatgaatcttctttcaagcaggGTAGGGAGGCGTGCCTTGGTTGTTAGATGGAGTAGCCGATGAAGGGGATCAATAGCCAAATCGAAGAGCATACCAGAAAACCGGTCGCCTTGGCGGAGTCCTCTTCAATGAATTATTGGTGCCCGAGATGCAACTGATTAGAATTCTCGAGGTCGATGTCATAAGAAGTCTGGAATTGATGACCGGCAAGAAGCATCAAAACCAAGTCGGCATAGCAGCTCAAGGAGGAAGTCATGTCGAACAAAATACATAAGATGATAGTGTGTTCCCGGTTATTAATTACTTAACCGACGTCGGCCCTAATCGGAGAAAAGCTCTTGCTGAGACAACCATACATATCAACCTACCGCCACATCGAACCAGGAGGGAAAGGTCCAACATCCTCCGTGGTCATCTTTTCGGAGCACAAAAAATTAACATATATGTTACGAGAGAGTTGAGAATAAAACAAAGTCTGCCTAGCTACCACCACTTCCCAACATACTGTAGAAAAAACTCCAGGGTTGTAAAGGCTGATCTAGCTTACAATTGTAACCATATTAAACGGAGCAGTCAAACTATTTTCATACTAATAAACTCATCACCATTGTATTGTTTGTACCTCCAAAACTCAGGGCCGATGTTGCCTACCCTCCCACCCTTTTATAAACCCCCCATGTGCTTCAGTTTCCTTCACCACTTTCATACTTCTTCCTCTATTCTTGCTTGCTACCTTTCCTAGCCTGCATTTTTGGTCTTCTGGACAAGCTTTCCTCTTTCGTGTTCTTCTTCTTGAGATTGAATAACGAACTTGACGTCTCGGTTGTTTTATGCACACCATTGGCAACGGCCATCCGCAGTTTCTCTCGTCCAAAGCCATCTTCTCGCATCAGGCGGCGCCATGTCAACGGCCCAGAGCCCTGcgaccgcggtggcggcggcggtggagaagaGCAAGCACTGGGCTCCGCACGGCCCGGCGCTGACGGCCTGCCTCGTCAGCATCAACCTGCTCAtgatcctcctcatcttcttctactTCTGGCGGTTCTTCTCCGGGAAGCGAGGTCCCTTGGCCCCCGGCGGCGGAAACGACGAGGAGGCGCCATCCTCGTCGGCCGACAGTTCACCGGAGACGTCTCCAAGGGGGTCCAGGCGCCTGACCGACCCCGACCAGCTGCCCGTTTCCGTGTACGActcgagcagcgacgacgacgccgccgccggcgggaaGGCGGAGTGCGCGGTGTGCATCGTGGAGTTCCGCGACGGCGAGCTGGTGCGCCTCTTGCCTCGCTGCGGGCACCGGTTCCACGCGGCGTGCGTCGACGCGTGGCTGCGGCTCCACTCTACGTGCCCGCTCTGCCGCGCTGACGTCGTTGCcccggcgccggccgccgccgaggccAAGAACGACGACCCCAAGGACGACGGCGGTGCAGAGTGTCCTGTGTGAGCTGAGCGGATGAGATCCACGGCAATGCAGAGGAGAGGAGGAGCACTTAACGGCGGAAGGCGACAAGATCCTTTGTCGGCGTCGTTGTCCGTTAGCTGACTCGCTTAGGAGTCGGCGAGGTACGGTTGGCTTCGGCGCCTCCTGTTTTGCCGTGTTGATCCTGCTATAAACATTTCTTTTCAGTTTTGGCCTTTTTGAGGGTCGCCGAGGTAGTACATATTTAGACCAGTTTCTTATAGTTGATGCGCGGATGATTGGAATTGCAAGATCAGTAAGTAGTAACAGACTGCCTCTGCGTAAAAGAATttgttgtgtaattaagtttgtctgTAAATTAacagtactactccctccgttcctttttaattgactcggatttagtacaaactcgtactaaatccgagtcaattaaaaaagaacggagggagtagaaaaatTGATCAACTTTTTGGTGGGAGAATTTCTGGACCATTTGTGTCAACTCTGCACTTCGCATGGTCGCAACGGATGGAAAGTCCAGGAGGAGTTTGCTCCAGTACAACCTTTCCTTCTAAATTTATTTAGACTCAAACAAAAACACGAGATCACCTGATACCCCTTCATAATTAAGGTTATGATgggtttttaataaaaaaaacgtAATGGGTGTATATATAGGCACGGTACAAGAACCGTATGGCCcgatttttttctttcaaatatgTCGGATACATATAGATAGGATTAGTATGTATGTACGCCGTTGACGGCTCATCGATGACGATATTGCCGGACGGTGGCGGTCGTGGTTAGCGTGCTGGAGGCACGAAAAGGTGATAGTTGACGGCCATGAGGCACCGCAAGGCGGTGCTGGCCGGCACAAGAAGGCACAATGGCGGCGTGGTGTGCGACCGGACAGTCCGGCACCATTTGGCCAAACATTCCGACGCGTTGGAAGACTCGTGCGTCCAGCTACCACAAGCAAGTCAGGCTAGCCAGTGCTTCAAAGACCAAGCAGCGGATGTCGACCTATCTGTCCGAAAGATGTGGGTTGTCCGGCGTCACAACTCTGGCATACCTGGTTTATTTGTCAAAATTACAGCGAGAGGTGCCGGCGTGTCTGGCCTATCACCACCGGCCCGCCATTTCTTTTTGTCTCACCGATAGCAAAGTAGATCGCAATCGAAGGGAGTGCATTGTGGCAACGATGACCACAATAACTAGCGGAGCGAGAACATGAGTGACGATAGAGAGCTTGGCTGCTCTACGCATTATACGGTATACCCATTGGTGGGTACCGGGTTTGGATATGGGATTATGAGGGCTCACAATCAATTAATTAATTAATGGGCTAATTACCCAAGAGGCTAAACTGAGTTTGGGTGTGAGGGTTGTACTGGAGAAACCCCATGATGGTTATGCTGAAAAGACACTCTTTCATTTAGGGCATATCTGGTTCATAGGATTAAAGAAAGTATgaataagaacaaaagaaaatgatTGAAATGGATTTGCTAAATAATGGATTTTAAAACACATGAATGTTTTAAACTTTGGTGTTTTTTTGCTTCACAAGAatagaaaaaacagaaaattatAATAAACATGATCAAATCAACATATCATATAGTACTATTTTGCAAGAAATATCTTTGTTTCGTTCTTCGGGTGGATTGTTGAACTTTTGCGTTCTTGTTTACAAAGGTGATATCAAAGGAAGTATTCCTTTGTTCTGCCTTTGCTATATTCATTTAAACGACACAAACGAACAATGCTTCCAGACTAAAGCTATTACCTATGCTATTCCTCAGCCACCACCCTCCCGACCCCCTCCATCTAACCCTAGCCACCACTCTCCCCATCTCCTTCCTCGTTGCCCGGAGGAGGCTGCAGGACAAAGCTCATGCAGTGGATGGCGCTGGCGAGGCACTTCTCCACGTAGTGAGGCAGGCTCACTTCTTGGCTCGTAGGTGTGTATTAATCCATTGTCTAAAACCACATTTCATAAtaccaaaagaaaacaaaacaatatCGTGTGTACATCCAAACATTTATATTCGTGCAGAAATGTCTGGCAACAAGTATCGGTTGGATATTGGACGCGGCTAGTCGGCTAGTTCTCGGTTGATCTAGAACTAACTTAATATCCGGTCACCCAAATTTATGTGCAATTCATGTgtaatttagaaaaaaaaaaggtgCAATTGTATACCCACATGTAATTGCTCACCCATGTATAATTTTGATGCACACTAATTTCGGAGCAAACCTAATGGTATTAACTTAGAACTAATTTAGTTCTTGGGGGCTATCCTATccggacgtttggaacctgggtgcgcgcgcacccatttacgaaaagttcaaaaaaatgctatttaaaagtttcaaaaaaatgtgaagtaaaattttgcatgtacatattatgttgatacttactcgtgtgagttttcacgaaaaaataccattctgtgtggcctgcataaaaatgacaaaatatccaaatgagaatagtgaataggaaTTTTACTATTCACgagaataggaatttgcattttgtcatttttgtgtaggtcacacacaatgatattttttcgtgaaaacacacacgagtaagtatcaacataatatatacatgcaaaaatttacttcacatttttttgaaacttttaaataggatttttttgaacttttcgtaaatgggtgcgcgcgcacccaggttccattcaccatttccggGCTATCCTACAACTAGAAGGGTTGGAGATTCTATATCGTTTAATGCAGTGCAAAATCTGAACGGTTGAAATCATTAAAGTAGACAAAGAATCACCATGTTTGCAATTTGCAAAGCACTGACCTTTCCACATATGTACAGTACATGGTACCAAGTGGACCATGAGGACATACCTATATAATCCCACTTCCCACACATTCGGGCAAGCAACAGTATGGGCACTCGCAAGAGTCAAGAGACATAGGGGGTGTTTGTTTCAGCTTTTGGTGGCTTTCCAATAGAATAAGCCAGGAAATCCAAACAAACGGGGCAGCTTCGCTTCTGGCTTTGCCAAAGCCATTGGCCGAAACAGGCAGACTCGGGAAAGCACCTTCGGAGGGGCTTCGGATGGCTTCCCGCAGCTTTCCCCTTAACCAGCTAACCGTTTTTTTTACTTGCCCATGTCATTCGGGAATATTTACGTTGGCTGCCACCGCTGAGTGGAAGTATCTGCCTTTCCAAACTCCTCACAGGCCCGGCCCGAGTGATTTGTTTCCAGCACTCACGAGTCACGATAGAGGAGAGAGCAGCACGCTAGGGTTCCCAAGTATCCGCGCCGCCACCCGcacaaggccgccgccgccactcctgtcggccgccgccgccactcctgcCGGCCGCCGGCGACCCTCCCCCTCCTCCGTTCCCGGCCGACCCCCGTCGTCCTCCCTCCCCTTCCGCCCGACTCGCCCGTCGCCGCCCGTCTCGGCCCGCGCCCCTCGCCGCCCGGATCCTTGAAGGTCGACGGCCCCGTCCCCGATTCGGCCACGTCCCAACCGGAACAGGCCAGCGTCGGTCGTCCGCTCCTCCCCGGCCGAGCTCCCTCAAGGTGAGCCTTCCATCCCCTTTTTTCTTCTCATGTACTGTAAGTTTTTGCTGCTGCTAGTACTGATGTGATGCCATGATATTCGGTTGTTGCTTCGAATTTGATTGTTATTTGTGATAATGGTACATGCTGATACTAATCTGGTGATGTTGTGGTGTTAAAAAAATAGATACTTTGCAGATTAGATTGATATGCTTGTTGCTGTTAGTGGTCTGCTATGCAAATGATTGTTAATAGTCTAGTGTTCTTTTGTTGTTTTAGATTGTATTACTTTGCAATGTCGAAGGCCAATTGGGATGCATACCACACTAGAGTATTCTGTGACATATGTATGGAAGAAGTGAACTCCAACAACAGGGATGGTGGTTGCTTGAGTAGAAAGGGCTACAAGAATCTAGAGGATaaatttgcggagaaaacaggggATAGACTACTGAAGAAACAATTCAAGAACAAATGGGATGCTTTGAAGAAGGATTACACAGGGTGGATGGAATTGCTAAATGCAACAGGGCTAGGTTGGGATCCTGATACTAGAACTATGGATGCGGATGATGATTGGTGGAAGAATCACCTTGCTGTAAGTTATAATGTTCACGGCTTACGTTATGAATGCATCTATTATTTTTATGGCAGCAATTGACTCATCTAGCTATTATGTTCTTTTTTTCAGATTCGTCCCGATCATGCAAAGTTTAGGAATGGGCCACCTCCCAACTTGGAATAACAAGATGTTATGTTCAGGAAGGCACATGTTACTGGAGAATCAGCCACCATTGCTGGACAGGAAGAACATGGCAAGGAAGCTCCTATATTGCTGGATGATGATCAGGATACCTCGAAAGTAACAGGAAAGCGCAAGTTGGGTGCTGGAGATAAGGAAATCTCTCAAAGCCCTTTTTTCACGGTGTACAATAATGCATTGAACTCACTTGTTTCAAAGCACACTGAAGGCAGTTCTTGCACCAACAATGACATGGTCCCAACTATGAAGGAATTTCTAGGAATGGTTAGGGAGTGTGGAGTGAGTGAAGGAACTGACATAATGTTCACAGCGAGCAAGTTAGCTATGAATAGGGATCATAGAGAGGTGTTTGCGGCATTTGCAACATCAGAGGGCAGGCTTGATTGGCTGAAGAGGACACATGATGAGATGAACAAATAGATGTTTGTTGGGATTTGAGAACCATTTGTATTGTACTATTTGTTTGAGAACAAATTTATGTGCTGTAGACTATTTGTATTGTACTATTTGTTTGAGAACAAATTTATGTGTTGTAGACTATTTGTATTGTACTATTTGTTTGAGAACAAATTTATGTGCTGTAGACTATTTGTATTGTACTATTGTACTATCTTATCTTTCCAGAAATAACCATTCTGTGTTGCTTGCAACTATTGTGCATTTTGACATGTTCTATTTTGCTCTTTGTAGATGGATGGTGCTGGCGATGATGAACTAGAAAGGACAAGGAATATGTTTGCAACTCTGCGTGACATGGCTGTGTTGGGCTACTACGGTAACCTTTATAGCGAGAAATATTTGAATAAAGAACCTAAGAGGATTCCAGAACAGTCTGGGATTGAATGGGTGAATGAACAACTTATAAATAGAAAAAGATGCTACAAAATGTTTAGGATGTATCCTGATGTGTTTGAACAATTGCACAACCTGCTTGTTAGCTATGGGCTAGAGTCAACTAGAGACATGTCCTCCAAAGAATGTCTAGCCATGTTTCTATGGATGGTTGGAGGGCCGCAATCATTTAGGCAAGTTGAGAATCATTTTAGTCGTTCAACGGAAACAATTCACAGAAAGTTCCACATGGTTTTGAATTGCCTGTACAAGTTGGGTAAGGATAACATAAAACCAATAGATCGAAATTTCACGGATGTACATCCAAGGCTTCAAGATGCACGTTTTTGGCCTCATTTCAAAGATGCCATTGGTGCCATAGATGGATCACACATTGCTGTTGAAGTACCTGCAGTTGAGGAGGTTAACCACACAGGAAGGCATGGTTACACATCACAAAATCTGCTAGCCATATGTGACTTTGATTTGAGATTCACATTTGCTGTTGCTGGATGGCCTGGTTCGGCACATGATACACGCATTCTACAACGTACCATTGAGAAGTATCCAGTAGAGTTCCCGACCCCTCCCGGTGGTAATATTCTTCATCTTCTTTATTCACATGACTACAAATGCATTATTGTTTGTTtcatatttttttcttttatgtGCAGATAcatattatcttgttgattctGGTTATCCAAACAGAAAAGGGTTCTTAGCCCCTTTTAAGAACAACACATACCATATACCAGATTTTCGTCGAGAAGGACGACCAACAACCAAGGAAGAAATTTTCAACTATC from Lolium rigidum isolate FL_2022 chromosome 4, APGP_CSIRO_Lrig_0.1, whole genome shotgun sequence encodes the following:
- the LOC124648917 gene encoding RING-H2 finger protein ATL39-like, producing the protein MSTAQSPATAVAAAVEKSKHWAPHGPALTACLVSINLLMILLIFFYFWRFFSGKRGPLAPGGGNDEEAPSSSADSSPETSPRGSRRLTDPDQLPVSVYDSSSDDDAAAGGKAECAVCIVEFRDGELVRLLPRCGHRFHAACVDAWLRLHSTCPLCRADVVAPAPAAAEAKNDDPKDDGGAECPV